The nucleotide sequence ttccaaaattaaGTAATTTCACATCATTGAAGTTGAAAACTGATTTCAGAGAAACTAGACTACGGTGCGTACCTTCATAAGATGCTGGAAATAGGAACAGCGGCAATGTTGGTTCTTGTTCTTGTATACCAATCTTTCAAGGACGCCACACTTACAAATCATGAACAGTAATTCAAGGATCTTCAACTAAACAATGCCcaattttagttttgaattCGGAATCTAGTTTATTAGTCTATCAAAAGTTATGAATAGCTTGATGgggtaaatattttatttttcaactacATAGAATCAAATATCGAAATCTTTAACAACAAACGAAATCTGAATTCTGAACTTTGCCCACATATTTCAGCTACTTAGAACCAAAATCCCAAATCTTTAAACAATGAACTCAACTTGAACCAACCCACatttcaaattaatattttgaatcCGATGTATTAATCATCCATAGTCCCGAATTACACGATTGTTTTAAAATCATCACTTTTGAACAATAGAGAATCTAAATCCCAAATTTTAAACCCCAAATCAAACAATCACAACCAGTGaataattcaatattcattAAAACATGATCAAGCTCTCAGTCATctcatattaaataatttttatcgaACTGTGTTATAATGATAAGTTGGCATGTGCACCCCCATATAATGATCTGATCTTACCAGCTTCATATTTCCCTTCCCAAGGTCATGCAATATATAAGTGATTTGCTATTGCTCAGAATTTGGAAAATAATCAGACTATCATACTATAGATTCACTATGTTGCTAAATGGAGGGGTATCCCCCTCCCTTTATTACTACTTGGAGGAGGAAGGGTATGATCCAAGTAACTCGATCGGCCAAAATCTAGTTATCCTTTAATTGATTGTTCCAAGTTAACATGTTCTTTCTTCTACACGTCTTTGCAACAAACGTTATGTCCAGTTGTCGACATTTACGTCAAGCGTGTAGACTAAGCAGTTTTGATTTAATAAAAGTTCGTCTACAAATCACCGTTGAATATTCATTTCTGACATTAGAAGAGCTCATGGCACTGCCTCTTCTTGATTAGAATGCATCATTGTTTTGAATCTCAGGCCAATTATAGCTTAATATCAACAAATGAGAAAAATCTAATCACAATAATCTCTAGGACTAAGGTTTGACATCAAAATCTTCTAGAGCATATTTGTATCAGACCAAACATGATTCATAAACCCCAAATTAAACAATCACAGTCAGTGaataattcaatattcattaaaatatgaagaaccctaaacccccaaatcaaacaaaacaatttgaaCCATTTAAATAGCaattaaaacaagaaaacttacttaCTTGCAAATCCGCGAGGAATAAGTTGAGATTATGGAACCGTGAGAGATTATGGAGTTTCATGACAGAGATGAGTTTCTTAGGGCATTTTCCCCAaagatgagagagaagaaaCGGTATGAGTGGAGAGTAAATAGGatggatgaatttgatgttgatgaatcaattttttcccAATTTACAAATGGATTGAAGAAAGTAATGGTTaggttgaaaaattgaaagatgaaaaCGCAGAAGCAGAATATAGTCTGGACAATTGTTTTGAGAAGATAAAACTTAATTAATGCTTGGGTAAATCTCCAAAATAACAAAAGTATGTGGTTACaatttataaaactaaataataaatatttcaaatacaATGGGTATACGTGGCtactttttattattgttaacttacatgggtaaattacccatgtGTTTGTAAAGGTAGGCTAGGCCTCTGGTTTCTACACTCATCGCTCACTCACAAACTATGGCGAACCAAATCATCACTCGTGTCATTCCTAAAACCCTAACTCCCTTCTTCTCTCGCTCCCTCTCCACAACCACCACTCTCTCCTTCCTTTGCCGTCTCCGTCCTCTCACTGCCGCTGCCGTAACCTCCCGCCACATTCTCCTTCCTTCCTTCCGCGCTCTCTCAACAAGACCTACCACCTCTTCCCTCAACGATCAAAACCCTAACTGGTCTAACCCTTCTCCTAAGGAAACCATCTTGCTTGATGGATGTGATTTTGAACACTGGCTTGTGATTATGGAGACTCCTGATGGTGACGCCACCAGAGATGAAATTATCGATGGTTATATCAAAACATTCGCGGAGGTTATCGGAaagtaatcatcataatatataAATGCATGATTTATTCTTTTGTCTATGTGGGTTTTATCTCTATAACATTGACATGTTTACATGTTTACCGGGATTGACTTGTCACTGTGTTTTGTCATGTTCATGTTGGTGCTGCATAGGGTTTTATTGAtatatgaagcacagacacatATACGAACAACCATACACAACACTGACGCCAAATATGATGTCGACAcctataataatttaagaaaataatttatttgaatataatCACATGTGATACCGACACACGTTCCATTTGAAATGTTGGTGCTATTGATTCCAAATAATATATGTGAATGGAAGGTTGGTTGTGTTTTGGTTTAATCTTTTAGTGTGTTTGGTTTGTATTTGTTTACAGTGAAGAACTAGCTAGGAAGAATATATATTCTGTTTCAACTAGACACTACTTTGCTTTTGGAGCTGTTTGTTCTGAAGAGCTTTCCTACAAACTCAATGGTATATACATATACATGGTTCCAAAATTCTCATTAAACTTTGTCTTTTATATACTATATACCATAAAGGGTTTTAATTTCctgtttttcaaattttcagaACTGCCCAAAGTTCGGTGGGTTCTTCCTGATTCTTATTTGAATGTGAAGGAGAAAGATTATGGAGGTAATTTCTCTTGTTTCTAATTATATCAACTAAGTACCAAATTGGTTTATAGACAAATGTTAGTGGTTAATTTGATAGGTGAGCGGAAAATGTTAGTAGCAGGGATCAAAACACGAAATGTTTAGACTTGACATTTTACCAATAATTTGTTATTAACCTTTGGGTTGCTTTATAatctattgattttttattatgattgtATAAGCTGTTATATATTGGAGTTATAGTATTATTAGGTGGTACAGTAAGCATATGTGAAGTCTTTCCATAGCATATAATATTTCTTGTTGTAAAAGGTACATAACATGATGCTTGGTGGACTTGTTTGTTTCCCTCTCGCCAGGGGAGCCCTTTATAAATGGCCAAGCAGTTCCATATGATCCCAAGTATCATGAGGAGTGGGTTAGGAACAATGCTCGTGCTAATGAAAGGAACGGGCGCAATGGTAGGGATAGGCCTCGTAATAACGACAGGTCAAGAAATTTTGAAAGGAGAAGGGAAAATGTGGTGAACAGAGACATGCAGAGTAGGCCTCCAGTGCAGAATTCTGGTCCACCTCCAAACAATGCTTACCCTCCCAACAATGGTGGCGGATACCCTTTCAACAACCAAGCTGGATATGCCCCTCCAAATCAAGGTGGATACGCTCCTCCAAATGCAGGTGGTGGATACCCTCCCCACAACATGAGTGgacctcctcctcctcccaaCAGTGGATATCGTGCTCCTCAAAATAACTACTCGGGGCAACAAAACCACATGGCAGGGATGTCTCCAAATGCTGGTTGGTCAAATAATCAGTAGACTCTCGTCCTGACCTCCGAGTAATGAGATTTTATAGATCTTAGGTCTAGTTTCCCTTCTTCATAATGAATTTGTGTTTCGGGTATTGAAGTTTACAATTTTTGAAGTTCATTATTTTGATGGTTTATTCGAAAGTTAAGTGTCagtttattaaaacaaaattgtctGATACACTTCATTAAGTATCGTAGtttattagtaaaaaatatatttatctgaCACACTTAAGCCGAATAGTCGTGAGAAATTCATGATCATGATATGATCTTTGTGATTTGTCTTACTGAATGTGattcaacaaaatatattaatgactGAAGCACATAGCACCTTCTTCTTCACTCAAACCACATTGAACTATTGTTATTATCATCCGGTTGAGAGTTGTTCACGAGCtggaaaaaaatgtgaaaaaatgaattatttgaatgtAATTACGTGTATTTGTGTCGTGTTTGTCCCTTGATCAGAGATATCGGTACTATAGGCTCATATAATGTAGGAACAGGgatattttttgttaaagttCTGCTCTATGACTCACAGTCTCACACTCTAAGTTAACAATTGAAACTGAACAATTGCAATTTTAGGGAAGCATGTATTTGAACAGAAAATCACTTCATAgaaagttttcaaaatttgaacaaataccGTACTATTCTCCGAGTCAAGATCATTAGAAAGACCAACCCTTTTCTTCCCTTTTTGCTCTTCaacaaaccattttcaaaagtcAAGTTCTTCATCATGAAGACTATCAAAAGTTTGTTGGATCTTAACGAATGACCAAGATAGTATCTAGACGAGGGTGCTTGAAACGCAAAAATAATtcttagattaaaaaaatttgtgtgGCGGACTCGTGAAAGCGCGGGAATACGCTTATTGGACACCCTATagagagttaaaaaaaatagcgGAGTCGTGAAAGCATGTAACCGATATGAAGATGTATGCAAGTTACAAATACCTAATTAAATATGGTATAATGATTAAATCAAATTGAAGGATTGAGATAATCACTCAATTTGATTATTCATATTATTGCAACATAAGATAAAATATGATAATCACTTATAATAAGCTGTTAACTTGATAAAATCTAGATCAAAACCTAAGTTTAATTTCTTGTCAAATAAGTAACAAAATATGTAATCGATTCAATTTAGTGAAAAATGTGATGGATTCTTAGAACCCCTTTGACAAAATTGAATCGGTTCAGTTGTTGGTCACCTTAAACAATGTCTTTGTCTCgttatttttttcctaagtCAAATAATATAGTCCATtagcttttcttttctttctgcaCAACCCAATAATGTTACTTAGCTCCAACTCTTCCTCTAGATGATTTCAATAGATCACTCTCTCTCAtccgaagaagatgaagtacGTTGAACAAGAGCTTTTCTCACCCAAGTTGGGTATGATCTGTATAAGGGTTGAGTATCATCTTTGGTTTTTAAATTGCGTGACATCCTCACATGAAGAAATTAACATCACATTAGTTTCAAAACGGTTAGAAGTTATGGGGTGGCCTAAAACATCATGAATTAGAACTCATTCACATTTATGAAATTAccataaaatgcaaaaaaaaattgtgcaatgCTTTGAAAACCGAATTGAACCATACATTTCAACCAGTT is from Medicago truncatula cultivar Jemalong A17 chromosome 1, MtrunA17r5.0-ANR, whole genome shotgun sequence and encodes:
- the LOC25481875 gene encoding multiple organellar RNA editing factor 8, chloroplastic/mitochondrial; translation: MANQIITRVIPKTLTPFFSRSLSTTTTLSFLCRLRPLTAAAVTSRHILLPSFRALSTRPTTSSLNDQNPNWSNPSPKETILLDGCDFEHWLVIMETPDGDATRDEIIDGYIKTFAEVIGNEELARKNIYSVSTRHYFAFGAVCSEELSYKLNELPKVRWVLPDSYLNVKEKDYGGEPFINGQAVPYDPKYHEEWVRNNARANERNGRNGRDRPRNNDRSRNFERRRENVVNRDMQSRPPVQNSGPPPNNAYPPNNGGGYPFNNQAGYAPPNQGGYAPPNAGGGYPPHNMSGPPPPPNSGYRAPQNNYSGQQNHMAGMSPNAGWSNNQ